The genomic DNA GTCGTACGGGAACCCGAGCTCGCGCGACACCACGTCGCCGACCTCGGCGCGCACGGCCGGGTCCCGCATGATCCGCTCGGCGGCGTAGTGGCCGAACTCGTGGCGGACGACGCCCGCGATCGAGCCGCCGCCGGGCACCGTCCAGCCTCCCGCCTCCTCCCACGAGGCGGCCTCGGAGGCCGGGCGGCCGTTCAGGACGTTCGCGTCGAAGTACAGTCCCCGGCCCTCGCCCGTGGTGACGGCGTAGGCGTCCAGCCGCAGGCCGGCCAGGCGCGGGTCGGCGCTGAAGTCGTCGGCGCGCAGGTGCCTCAGGTCCCTGTGCAGCGCGGGGTACTCCGCCGCCACCTGCCGCACCGCCGCCGAGAACTCGAGGGCGGCGACCGGGTGGAGAAGGGACAGGTCGATCCGGGGACCGTCCGGATCGGGCCGTACCTCGCCGTCTCCGCCGTCGTGGCCAGGCCCTTCCGCGCCGCCGCTCCCGTCCCGGCCGTACCGCGGGTACGGGTCGTGGCCGCCTCCGGGGAGCCCGGCCCGGTCGCTCGCCGGCGTCCCGTCGGCCGCTGCGGTGCCTCCGGCCGCGATCGTGCCCCCGTCGGCCCGCGCTCCGGCGGCCACCGGTGTGGCGTCGGCCGCCGACGCGGCGGTGTGCGACGCGGCGGTGTGCGACGCGGCGGTGTGGGCCGCTGCCGTGACGGTGTGGACGGCTGCCGGGGACGGGGCACCGGCAGCGGGCCCCCGCGCGGCATCGGGGCCCGGGTGGGTTGCGGGACCCGGGTCGGCTGCGGGGCGCGGCGGGGCCCCGGCCCTGTCGCGAGAATCGGCCGGCGAGGGCGCCTCGGCCCGGGCCCCGTCGTGGGAGACGCCGGGCGAGGACGCGCCGGCCCGGCCCGGAGCGCTTCCCTGAGCTGCGCCGACGTCACCGCGAGCAGCGGCGCCGCCCCCGGCCCCGCGCTCGTGGGCACCCCCCGCCGCGCGATCGTCGGCACCCCGGGCAGCACGTTCGCCCGCGCCCCCGGCAGCTTGCTCGTGGGCGCTTCCACCACCGCGTTCATGGGCGCCTCCACCACCGCGCTCGTGAGCGTGCTCGGCGGGCGCTCGGGAGGCGAGCGGCGGATGTGTCGCCTGGGCGGCCGGTTCCCGGGAGCCCGCACCGCCTGCGGACCGCCCCTGGTCCTGGAGCGCCCGATCCGGAAAGGCCCGATCCTGGAACGCCCGATCCTGGAACGCCTGACCCTGGAGCACCCGATCCTGAAAGGCCCGATCCTGAAAGGCCCGATCCTGGAACGCACGCTCCTCGGACGCCTGACCCTGGAAAGCCTGGGCCTGGCGGGTGCCGGGCTGCGCGGCGTAGGCGGGATGGGCCGGATCCCGGCCGGGAACCCCGGCTGCCCCAGGTGCCGCCGGAGCGGCGTCGGCCCCCTGCCGAGCCCCCTGGCCGGGGTGCGCGTACAGGTCCCCGCCACCACCGCCCCCGACGTCCGCGCCATCCGCGACCGAGGTGAGCGTGGCCGACCGCGGGGAGGGGCCCGGCCCCGTGGCGGGCCCGGCGGGGTGGGCACCGCCCTCCACGGCGAGCGGGTCCAGGGCCGGCCCGTTGACGCCGAAGGCGTTGAGCACCTCCCCGTTGACGGCGGCGCCGCCCGCCATCAGCAGGGCCCTGCCCCAGTCCACGTCGCCGCCGTTCATCAGCGCCTCGCCACCGGCGTTGAAGGCGAAGCCGAGCGCGGTGTTGACCGCGAGGCGGCCGGACAGGTGGCCGGTGAGGTAGCCGGCGACGTCGTTCCCGCCGGCCGCGGCCCTGCCGAGCCGCAGGTAGGCCGCTCCCATGGTGGCCCCGGCCGCGGAGGAGAACGCCGCCGACAGGGCGACCGACGTCCAGTCGATGTCCTGGCGCAGGCCGTGGTCCCGCTGGGCGTCCTGGGCGATGTAGCCGAGCCCGCCGTCGTAGACCGCTCCCGCCAGGGCGGCGCGCACCCGTACGTCGAGGATCAGGCGGCGCAGCGCCAGGCCGACCACCGCGGTCCGGCTCATCGCGAGCAGGTGCGCGGTCGCGCCGGCGGGCAGCAGCGCGAAGGCCCGCGCGGTGGCCCACAGCACCGCGAGGAACAGCAGCGAGCGCCGGAACTGGGTCTTGACGGCCTCGATGCCGGTGGCCATGGCCCGGCAGTGGGCCGCGACCGCGCGGCACAGGTCCGCCGGGTCCCTCTCCCGCGCCATGCCGAAGAAGGACCGGGCGAACCCCTCGATCCCCGCTCCGGCGTTGTTCTTGAAGATCTCGCGCGCGTGGTCGGCGGCGGCGTCCCCGACCTGATCGGCCGCCTCGGCCATGTCCTCGAAGGCGATGGCGAGCTGCTCCAGCCTCCGGGCGTCCCCGGCCGGCCACGAGCAGCCGACGACCAGTTCCTCGAGGAGGCGCAGCAGCCAGGCGCCCCACGGCGGCGGCGGGCCGTCGTGCGCCAGCGCGCCGCCTGCCGGGCCCACGACGTCCAGCGGCGCGGGCGAGGCGGCGCCGCCCGGCGGCCGAGCGCCCCTGCCGGCGGGCGGGACGGCTCGACCCGCGCCGGCGGCCTCCGCCGTCTCGTACAGCTCGGCCATCCGCGTGACGCCGGCCGCGTGACCGCGCAGCGCCAGCACCCGGCCGGCGAGTGACTCCAGCGACGCGTCCCGGGCCGTGCGGAACCCCGGGGCGCCGTCCTCCCCCTCGAAGAACGCGCGGCCCAGCTCGTCGTCACCCCAGGGCCGGCCGAGCGCGGCCAGCGCCCCGGTGAACGCGACGACCTGCCGGTGCAGGGCCAGGCCCGCCTCGTCGATGCCCTGGGCGGCCGCCGCCATCAGCGCCGGCCGGACCTCTAACCGGCGTTCCGTGCCCACCTATGGCCTCCGCAGCCGCCTGTCGTCGTCTCCTCCGTCGTGGCCGGTCGCCGGGGTCGGAGCGGGCCGGCGACGCCGTGCGGCCGTCGAGCGGGCCGCCGCCCGGCCGCGAGGGCGGGCGGCCGGGCCGCGGCGTGGCGCGGGGGCCCGCCGGGCGTCACGACGACGGCAGGTGATGGCGGGGGCGGACCGTTCCGGATCGGGCGTACAGGGGTGGACACGCGGTGGATCGTGCCATCGGCGGCCCGCCGCGGACCGACACTTCGTCAATGCTGAAAGCGTCGGCGAAGATGGGGCGACCAGCACACGGCACCGGAGAAGTCATGCGGATCACGCTCGTCCAGGGCGACATCACCCAGCAGCACGTCGACGCCGTCGTCAACGCCGCCAACTCCTCCCTGATGGGCGGCGGCGGGGTGGACGGCGCCATCCACCGGCGCGGCGGGCCCGCCATCCTGGAGGAGTGCCGCATGCTGCGCGCCTCCCGCTACGGCAGGGGCCTGCCGGTGGGCCAGGCGGTGGCCACGACGGCGGGCGACCTGCCGGCCCGGTGGGTGATCCACGCCGTCGGCCCCGTCCATTCCCGCACCGAGGACCGCTCGCACCTGCTGGCCTCCTGCTACCGCGAGGCGCTGCGGGTCGCCGACGAGGTGGGGGCCGCGACCGTGGCCCTGCCCGCCGTGTCCGCCGGGATCTACGGCTGGCCGGTCGAGGACGCCGCCCGCATCGCCGTCGCCACCGTCAGGTCGGCGCGCACGCGGGTGGCGGAGGCGCGGTTCGTGCTGTTCACACCGGACGTGCACGCCGCCTTCCGGCGGGCTCTGGAGGCGGCCGGGCCGTCGGACGAGGAGATCGCGGCCCGGCTCGCCGCCCAGCCGGAGGAGCGCTGGCGGGCGCTGTTCGCCTGCGCCGACGCGCTCACCCCGGCCGACCTGGAGGTGTCGTGGCGCGGCGGCCAGGAGCTCGAACCCGGCGTGATCCAGATGCCCTACCCCGTGTACGGCGAGGCGGTCCAGCGGATCCTCGGGCTGCTGGGCGAGCTGGGGGCGGTCGTGGTGTTCGGCTGGCCCGACTGGGTGCGCGGCAACCCCCTCTGGCCGGACGGGCGGGGCCTGGACGACGCGCCGGTGGCCGACGCGGCCCGGCTGGCCACGGCGATCATCCGGGGCGAGCGGTTCAGCGACGGGACGATCGAGCAGGCCCTCGACCGGGGCGCCTTCCGGGCCGTGCTGCGCCGGCTGCGCCGCTGGTTCGACGAGGAACGCCCCGCCACCGGGTAGCAGCCGGTGGCGGGGCCGCCCGCCGACCCGTCTCACCGGCCCCGGCTCACTCCTTGGCCACCGCCCGGCCGATGACCAGGCGCTGGATCTGGTTGGTGCCCTCGACGATCTGCAGCACCTTCGCCTCTCGCATGTAGCGCTCCACGGGGAAGTCCTCGACGTAGCCGTAGCCGCCGAGCACCTGCACCGCGTCCGTGGTGACCTTCATGCACATGTCGGTGGCGAACAGCTTGGCCATCGCCGCGCGCGTGCCGTACGGGCGGCCGGCGTCGCGCAGCCGGGCCGCTTCGAGGTAGAGGGCCCGGGCGGCGGCGATCTGCGTGGCCATGTCGGCCAGTATGAACGACACGCCCTGGAAGTCGACGATCCGGCTGCCGAACTGGCGCCGCTCGCGCGCGTAGCCGGTGGCGGCGTCGAGGGCGGCCTGGGCCACGCCCACCGCGCAGGCGGCGATGCCGAGCCGGCCGCCGTCGAGGGCCGCCATGGCGATGCGGAACCCCTCACCCTCCGTGCCGACCAGCGCCTCGCGCGGCAGGCGTACCCCGTCGAGGCGCACCTGCGCGGTCGGCGAGGACCGCATGCCCATCTTGCGCTCGGGCGCGGCGAACGACAGCCCGTCGACCCCGGCGGGAACGTGCAGGCAGGACACCCCGCGCGCGCCCGGCTCGCCGGTGCGGGCCATGACCAGGTAGAAGTCGGCCACCCCGCCATGGGTGGTCCACGCCTTGACCCCGTCGACGGTGTAGCCGTCGGGCCCGGGAACGGCCCTGGTGGTCAGCGCGGCGGCGTCGGAGCCGGACTGCGGCTCCGACAGGCAGTAGGCGCCGATCAGGTCGCCGCCGACCATGGCGGGCAGCAGCGCCGCCCGCTGCTCCGCGCCGCCGAACGCCGCCACCGGGAAGCAGGACAGCGTGTGCACCGACACGCCGAGGCCGACGGCGAGCCAACCGGCCGCGAGCTCCTCGACGACCTGCAGGTAGACCTCCTGCGGCTGGGCCGCGCCGCCGTACTCCTCCGGGTAGGGCAGGCCCAGCAGCCCGGCGGCGCCCAGCGTGGCGAACACCTCGCGCGGGAACCGCCCGGCCGCCTCGTCGGCCGCGGCCCGGGGCGCGACCTCCTTGGCCACCAGCTCACGGGTCAGCTGGATCAGGTCGTGCGCCTCAGGGGTGGGCAGGGCACGCTCAACGGTCATCGAGAAACTCCTTGTGAGAGTGTACGGTGTCCCGATTCTCCCTAAACGATCACCAAATCACGAGGGGTGTCGTTGAGCCGTACGGGGCCGTCGTCGCCGCACACCACGATGTCCTCGATACGGGCCCCGTGCCGGCCGGGCAGGTAGACGCCCGGCTCGACGGAGAAGGCGAAGCCCGGCTCCATCGGCTCGGCGTTGCCGGCGACGATGTAGGGCTCCTCGTGGGTCTCGATGCCGATGCCGTGGCCGGTGCGGTGGATGAAGTAGTCGCCGTAGCCGGCCTCGGTGAGGACGTCGCGGGCCGCCGCGTCGATCGACTCGCACGGCACGCCGGGACGCACGGCGGCGCAGGCGGCCTCCTGGGCCCGGCGCAGCGCCTCGTAGTAGACGGCGAAGTCGGCGGGCGGCTCGCCCACGCAGTAGTTGCGGGTCGAGTCGGAGCAGTAGCCGTTGTGCAGTTGGCCGCCGATGTCGACGACGACGGGCTCGCCGGCCTGGATGACCCGGTCGGAGACCTCGTGGTGCGGGCTGGCGCCGTTGGGGCCGGAGGCGACGATGACGAAGTCGACCGTGGCGTGGCCGGCCGCGAGGATCGCCTCGGCGATGTCTCGGCCCACCTCACGCTCGGTCCGGCCGGCGCGCAGGAAGCCGGGCACCTGCCGGTGCACCGCGTCGATCGCCTCGCCGGCCGCGCGCAGCGCCGCCACCTCGGCGGGCGACTTGCGCATCCGCAGCTCGCGCAGCACCCGGCCGGCCAGCACCTGCTCGGCGTCCGGCAGCACCTCGCGGAAGCGCAGCGACGACATGGCCCACATCCGGTCGGCCAGCCCCACCGTGGCCGGCCGGCCGAGCCGGTCGGCGGCGATCCGGTAGGGATCGTCGGTCTCGTCCCACGCCACGAACTCCAGGCCCAGCCGCGAGGCGGGCGAGGCCTGCGCGGCGGGCAGTTCGAGGCGCGGCACCATCATGTACGGCTCGCCGGAGGCGGGCACCACCAGGCAGGTCAGCCGCTCCAGCGGCTTGGCGTCGTAGCCGCTCACGTAGCGCAGGTCGGGGCCGGGCGTGAGCAGCAGCGCGTCGATGCCGGCCTTGGCGGTGGCCTCCTGGACGGCGGCGAGGCGCGAGACGGGGTACAGGTCTTCTGAGGACGTCACAGCCCAAATCTACTCGGATGACGCCGCCTAAAATCCGCGAAAAGGTCTCACGACACGACTGGCCATGACCACGGTGTGCACCTGTACGGTCGCATATTGTGAGGCTAATGTCCCGTTCCACGCGTTCCGAGGGTGAGCTTATGGTCGACGTCATGAGCGGCGGGCCGGGGCAGCGCCGCCGTCCGACGAGCACGGCCGCCCCCTCCCGTCAGGCCGGCGAGCTGCTGGCCGCCCGGCTGGCGCACGCCCAGCGGCTGGGCAACATGGGCTGGGCCGAGTGGGACCTGCGCACCGGCGCGGCCACCTGGTCCGACCAGATGTACGTGATCTTCGGCCGGGACCCCGCCGACGGCCCGGTCGGCCTGGCCGAGCTGGCCGCCCATGTCGAACCGGCCGACCTGCGGCTGCTCGACCAACTCCTGGTGGCGGCCGTGCAGGGGGCCGGACCGGCGCAGGCGGAGTTCCGCATCCGGCGCGGCGACGAGCTGCGCAATCTGCGCGTCGTCCTCGAACCGCTGGCCGCCCGCGGCCGCGCTCGACCGGCCGGCGACGCGCCCGCTCGGGCGGCCGGTGTCCACGGGGTCGTCCAGGACATCACCGGCCGCCGCCGCGCCGAGCGCATCATGTCGGAGTCGCGCCGCCAGCTCCTGGAGGCCCGCGAGAAGGCGGCCGAGGAGCGGCACGTGATGCTGGCGCTGCGCGAGGCGATCCTGCCCGAGCCGGCCGGCTGCCTCGACCTGCCGCGTACGAGGATCGCGGTGCGGTACGTGCCCGCCGAGAAGACGGCGAGCCTGGGCGGCGACTGGTTCGAGGCGACCCCGCTGCCCGACGGGCGGGTGCTGCTGGCGATCGGCGACGTGTCGGGGCACGGCCTGCCCGCCATCGCGCACATGGCGCAGCTCCGCCACGCCCTCATCGGCCTGACCATGACCGGTGAGGCCGCCGGGGGCCTGCTCGCCTGGCTGAACGAGCTGGCCATGCACCGGCTGGAGGGCACGACCGCCACCGCCGTGATCGGCCACCTCGACACCTCCACGCGGGTGTTCACCTGGGCCAGGGCCGGCAACCTGGCGCCCATCCTGGTGCGCGACGGCGCCGCCCGGCCCCTGGACCAGCCGCGCGGCGTGCTGCTGGGCGCCACCTGCGATCAGCCGTACGATCTGGTCAGGACGCAGTTGCGGGAGGGCGACCTGCTGCTGATGTTCACCGACGGCCTGGTGGAGCGGCGCACCCGCGACATCGACGAGGGCCTGGCCCTGGTGCTGGAGGCCGCCGCCCGGCTGTGGGACGGCGACCTCGACGCGGGGCTGGACAAGCTGCTCGCCGACATCGGCGGCCCCAACCCCGAGGACGACGCCTGCCTGCTCGCCGTCGGCATCCGCGACGACGGGCCGGCGTTCGCCACCGCGGAGTGACGGCGCACTGACGGCCCACGACGGCGCAGTGACGACGCGCTGACCACGACGGCCCCGGAGGTGCGACGATGGGGGGCGTGCTCATGCTTCTGGACACCCCGTCGCTGTACTTCCGGGCCTTCTTCGGCCTACCAGAGTCGATCACCGCGCCCGACGGCAGGCCGGTCAACGCCGTCCGCGGCCTCATCGACATGATCGCCACGCTGGTCCGGCAGCACTCCCCCGACCGGCTGGCCGCCACCATGGACGCCGACTGGCGGCCGGCCTTCCGCGTCGCGGCCATCCCGACGTACAAGGCGCACCGGGTCGCCCAGGGCGACGCCGAGGAGGTGCCCGACACGCTGGTGCCGCAGATCTCGATCATCGAGGAGGTCCTCGACGCGGTCGGCATCGCCCGCCTGGAGGCGCCCGGCTACGAGGCCGACGACGTGATCGGCACCCTCACCGCCCGTGAGCCCGGTCCGGTCGACATCGTGACCGGCGACCGCGACCTGTTCCAGCTCGTCGACGACGCCCGCCCGGTCCGTGTCCTCTACACGGCGCGCGGCATCCGCAACCTTCAGGTGGTGGACGAGGCGTTCGTGACGGCCAAGTACGGCATCCCCGGCCGGGCGTACGCCGACTTCGCCACCCTGCGCGGCGACCCCAGCGACGGCCTGCCGGGCGTGGCGGGCGTCGGCGAGAAGACGGCCGCAGCCCTGGTCACCCGGTTCGGCTCGCTGGCGGCGATGCTGGCGGCGCTCGACGAGGGCGTCGTGGACGGCTTCCCGGCGGGCAGCCGCACCCGGCTGGCGGCCGCCGGCGACTACCTCGCCGTCGCCCCCGCCGTGGTGCGGGTCGCCTCCGACGCGCCGCTGCCCGACGCCGATCTGACGCTGCCGGCCAAGCCGCGCGACCCCGGCGCCCTCGTCCGGCTGGCCGACGAGAACGGCCTGGACAGCCCGCTCAACCGGCTGCTCGACGCCCTGACCGGCTGACCGGCCCGCCCGGTTCGGTAGGTTGTGGCCCGTGTCGAGCATCCAGGTCGCCGGCGACGTCCCGGCCCGCCTCGAGGACGGCTTCACCCGCGTCGCGCGTGAGGCGGGGCTGCCCGGCGCTTTCCCCCGGGCGGTGCTCGACGAGGCCGAGTGGGTGGCGGAGGTGCCCCGGCTACCCGGCAAGGACCTGACCGACCTGCCGTTCGTCACCGTGGACCCGCCCGGTTCGATGGACCTCGACCAGGCCCTCCACCTCGAACGGCTACGCGGCGGCTTCCGCGTCTGGTACGCCGTCGCCGACGTGGGCGCGTTCGTCCGCCCGGGCGGCGCGGTCGACCGCGAGGCGCGCGAGCGCGGCGAGACCGTCTACCTGCCCACCGGCTCGGTGCCGCTGCATCCGCGGGTGCTGTCGGAGGGCGCGGCCAGCCTGCTGCCCGGCGCGGCCCGCCCGGCCGCGGTGTGGCGGATCGACCTCGACGCCGAGGGGCGCCTGGTGGGCGCCGACGTGCAGCGGGCGCTGGTGCGCAGCCGCGAGCGGCTCGACTACGCCTACGTGCAGGCGGCCGTGGACACCGGCACCGCCGACGCCACGCTCGGCCTGCTGGCCGAGATCGGCGCGCTGCGTGTGCGGCTCGAACGGGAGCGCGGCGGCGTCACGCTGCCCACCCCCGAGCAGGAGGTGGTGTTCGCGGGCGGCGGCTACCGGCTCGCCTACCGGCTGCCCCTGCCCGCCGAGGCGTGGAACGCGCAGATCTCCCTGCTGACCGGCATGGCGGCGGCGGCCATGATGCTCGACGCGGAGATCGGCGTGCTGCGCGTCCTGCCGCCGCCGCGGCAGGACGACCTGGACAAGGTCCGCAGGGTGGCGGCCGCCCTGGACGTGCCGTGGCCCGACGGCGCCTCCTACGGCCAGGTGGTGCACGGTCTCGACCCGAAGGTCCCCCGGCAGGCGGCCTTCCTCCAGGAGTCGAGGGTGCTGCTGCGCGGCGCGGGCTACGTGGCGTTCGACGGCGCTCCCCCGGCGCTGGCCGACCACGCCGCCGTGGGGGCGCCGTACGCGCACGTGACGGCCCCGCTGCGCCGGCTGGTCGACAGGTACGCCACCGAGGTGTGCCTGGCCGTCGCGGCGGGCGAGCCGGTGCCCGTCGAGGTGGAGAAGGCGCTGGAGGAGCTGCCCGCGCTGATGACCGCCTCGGGCCGCCGCGCGGGCACGGTGGAGCGCGCCTGCGTGGACCTGGTGGAGGCGTTCGCGCTGCGCGACCGGCTGGGCGAGTCGTTCGACGCGACGGTCATCGACGTGACCGCCCGCGGCGACGGCGGTCAGGTCCAGCTCGCCGACCCGGCCGTGATCGCCCGCTGCGACGGCGCCCTCCCCCTGGGCGAGCGCGTCACCGTACGCCTCACCCGCGCCGACCCGGCCACCCGCGAGGTCCGCTTCACCCTCGCCTAGTGTCCTGAGTTTCAGTAATTCGCCGACAATATGAGGCGAGGGCGTGGAGGATCTCTCGGCGGTGTTGGCCCAGACGAAGCGGCGGGCGGTTCACCGGCGTCGCCGGCGTCGGCCCCCTCGGCAAGCAGAGGTGGTCACGCGAGATGGCCGATGAGGCGCAGATCCGCGCCCATCCGTCCGGCACGACCTTCGTGATCACGTACGGCGGTACGGCTGAGGTGACCGACCCGTCCGGCCGTACGGTGGCCAGACACCCGGGCACCGCCTCGGCCGCCTACACCGCGGACGGCGAGCTGCTACTCCTGACCACCGCAGGAAAGCTGCGCCGGCTACCCGGCCAGATGGCCCGGTAGGAGGCACTGCATCCCATACGGCAGGTCACGACTTGCGGACGTCGCGACGCCCCGCTCATGATCCACACCCGGAACCCACTCGGTTCCACACTCCGGGCAGATCACGCACGCCGCCGGCGACTCATCTCGAAGCACCGATGCCGAGCTCGGCATCGCCCAGAGCAGCGAGCAGCGCCGCCGCGGCCACGCCGTCGCAATCGACGGCGGCCGGGCGCAGCAGCCTCCCCCCGCCCGCGGTTGGCTCGCGCTCGAAGGCGCTGCCGTGGCACCGCCGGTCGGCGATGACCGTCTGATGGGGGTGCTCGGTCAGCACCGAGGGGCGGCGGCCGGCAGGCCCAGGAGCACCTGGCGCTCATCGGCCTCGGACATCCCCGCCCCATCTCCGCGGCTATGCCGTGGACTCGTTCATCCGGCGCGCCGGCCGCGTCAGGGGACGGTCCAGGTGACCGTCCGCTTCATCGTGCCGTGCGTGTCGTAGGATCTGGCCCACCCGAGGGTCTCGAACCGGCCGTTCTCCTGGTTGATCCACTTGTCCTCGCGGTTGAAGTTGTAGCGGTCGTAGGCGTGGACGGTGATCTCCATGGTGGCCTGGTCGCCGTCGATCCGGACGTCCGCGCTGCCCCAGACGGAGTGACGGCCGAGCGCGAACTCCCAGTTCTTGGTCTCCGTCTCCTTGATCTCCGCGGGCTCGCCGGTCATCTGGAACTCCCGCCGCCCGGTCTCCCGGTAGAGGAGCTCGGCGTTCTCCTGGGCGCGGCGGATCTCCGCGTCGACGCCGTCGCGGATCAGCTTGTCGTCG from Nonomuraea muscovyensis includes the following:
- a CDS encoding PP2C family protein-serine/threonine phosphatase; translated protein: MSGGPGQRRRPTSTAAPSRQAGELLAARLAHAQRLGNMGWAEWDLRTGAATWSDQMYVIFGRDPADGPVGLAELAAHVEPADLRLLDQLLVAAVQGAGPAQAEFRIRRGDELRNLRVVLEPLAARGRARPAGDAPARAAGVHGVVQDITGRRRAERIMSESRRQLLEAREKAAEERHVMLALREAILPEPAGCLDLPRTRIAVRYVPAEKTASLGGDWFEATPLPDGRVLLAIGDVSGHGLPAIAHMAQLRHALIGLTMTGEAAGGLLAWLNELAMHRLEGTTATAVIGHLDTSTRVFTWARAGNLAPILVRDGAARPLDQPRGVLLGATCDQPYDLVRTQLREGDLLLMFTDGLVERRTRDIDEGLALVLEAAARLWDGDLDAGLDKLLADIGGPNPEDDACLLAVGIRDDGPAFATAE
- a CDS encoding RNB domain-containing ribonuclease, which encodes MSSIQVAGDVPARLEDGFTRVAREAGLPGAFPRAVLDEAEWVAEVPRLPGKDLTDLPFVTVDPPGSMDLDQALHLERLRGGFRVWYAVADVGAFVRPGGAVDREARERGETVYLPTGSVPLHPRVLSEGAASLLPGAARPAAVWRIDLDAEGRLVGADVQRALVRSRERLDYAYVQAAVDTGTADATLGLLAEIGALRVRLERERGGVTLPTPEQEVVFAGGGYRLAYRLPLPAEAWNAQISLLTGMAAAAMMLDAEIGVLRVLPPPRQDDLDKVRRVAAALDVPWPDGASYGQVVHGLDPKVPRQAAFLQESRVLLRGAGYVAFDGAPPALADHAAVGAPYAHVTAPLRRLVDRYATEVCLAVAAGEPVPVEVEKALEELPALMTASGRRAGTVERACVDLVEAFALRDRLGESFDATVIDVTARGDGGQVQLADPAVIARCDGALPLGERVTVRLTRADPATREVRFTLA
- a CDS encoding 5'-3' exonuclease, producing MLLDTPSLYFRAFFGLPESITAPDGRPVNAVRGLIDMIATLVRQHSPDRLAATMDADWRPAFRVAAIPTYKAHRVAQGDAEEVPDTLVPQISIIEEVLDAVGIARLEAPGYEADDVIGTLTAREPGPVDIVTGDRDLFQLVDDARPVRVLYTARGIRNLQVVDEAFVTAKYGIPGRAYADFATLRGDPSDGLPGVAGVGEKTAAALVTRFGSLAAMLAALDEGVVDGFPAGSRTRLAAAGDYLAVAPAVVRVASDAPLPDADLTLPAKPRDPGALVRLADENGLDSPLNRLLDALTG
- a CDS encoding DUF6508 domain-containing protein, producing the protein MAARLAAQPEERWRALFACADALTPADLEVSWRGGQELEPGVIQMPYPVYGEAVQRILGLLGELGAVVVFGWPDWVRGNPLWPDGRGLDDAPVADAARLATAIIRGERFSDGTIEQALDRGAFRAVLRRLRRWFDEERPATG
- a CDS encoding M24 family metallopeptidase, producing MTSSEDLYPVSRLAAVQEATAKAGIDALLLTPGPDLRYVSGYDAKPLERLTCLVVPASGEPYMMVPRLELPAAQASPASRLGLEFVAWDETDDPYRIAADRLGRPATVGLADRMWAMSSLRFREVLPDAEQVLAGRVLRELRMRKSPAEVAALRAAGEAIDAVHRQVPGFLRAGRTEREVGRDIAEAILAAGHATVDFVIVASGPNGASPHHEVSDRVIQAGEPVVVDIGGQLHNGYCSDSTRNYCVGEPPADFAVYYEALRRAQEAACAAVRPGVPCESIDAAARDVLTEAGYGDYFIHRTGHGIGIETHEEPYIVAGNAEPMEPGFAFSVEPGVYLPGRHGARIEDIVVCGDDGPVRLNDTPRDLVIV
- a CDS encoding acyl-CoA dehydrogenase family protein; this encodes MTVERALPTPEAHDLIQLTRELVAKEVAPRAAADEAAGRFPREVFATLGAAGLLGLPYPEEYGGAAQPQEVYLQVVEELAAGWLAVGLGVSVHTLSCFPVAAFGGAEQRAALLPAMVGGDLIGAYCLSEPQSGSDAAALTTRAVPGPDGYTVDGVKAWTTHGGVADFYLVMARTGEPGARGVSCLHVPAGVDGLSFAAPERKMGMRSSPTAQVRLDGVRLPREALVGTEGEGFRIAMAALDGGRLGIAACAVGVAQAALDAATGYARERRQFGSRIVDFQGVSFILADMATQIAAARALYLEAARLRDAGRPYGTRAAMAKLFATDMCMKVTTDAVQVLGGYGYVEDFPVERYMREAKVLQIVEGTNQIQRLVIGRAVAKE
- a CDS encoding WXG100-like domain-containing protein codes for the protein MGTERRLEVRPALMAAAAQGIDEAGLALHRQVVAFTGALAALGRPWGDDELGRAFFEGEDGAPGFRTARDASLESLAGRVLALRGHAAGVTRMAELYETAEAAGAGRAVPPAGRGARPPGGAASPAPLDVVGPAGGALAHDGPPPPWGAWLLRLLEELVVGCSWPAGDARRLEQLAIAFEDMAEAADQVGDAAADHAREIFKNNAGAGIEGFARSFFGMARERDPADLCRAVAAHCRAMATGIEAVKTQFRRSLLFLAVLWATARAFALLPAGATAHLLAMSRTAVVGLALRRLILDVRVRAALAGAVYDGGLGYIAQDAQRDHGLRQDIDWTSVALSAAFSSAAGATMGAAYLRLGRAAAGGNDVAGYLTGHLSGRLAVNTALGFAFNAGGEALMNGGDVDWGRALLMAGGAAVNGEVLNAFGVNGPALDPLAVEGGAHPAGPATGPGPSPRSATLTSVADGADVGGGGGGDLYAHPGQGARQGADAAPAAPGAAGVPGRDPAHPAYAAQPGTRQAQAFQGQASEERAFQDRAFQDRAFQDRVLQGQAFQDRAFQDRAFPDRALQDQGRSAGGAGSREPAAQATHPPLASRAPAEHAHERGGGGAHERGGGSAHEQAAGGAGERAARGADDRAAGGAHERGAGGGAAARGDVGAAQGSAPGRAGASSPGVSHDGARAEAPSPADSRDRAGAPPRPAADPGPATHPGPDAARGPAAGAPSPAAVHTVTAAAHTAASHTAASHTAASAADATPVAAGARADGGTIAAGGTAAADGTPASDRAGLPGGGHDPYPRYGRDGSGGAEGPGHDGGDGEVRPDPDGPRIDLSLLHPVAALEFSAAVRQVAAEYPALHRDLRHLRADDFSADPRLAGLRLDAYAVTTGEGRGLYFDANVLNGRPASEAASWEEAGGWTVPGGGSIAGVVRHEFGHYAAERIMRDPAVRAEVGDVVSRELGFPYDLTRPHDPVTRTAVESRLSTLGMDNPHDMIAEAFAEDAPGARPRPLARAIGEVIRRHYGGERDLSPVGDRPADPVDVSRSDRSLGAREEVHARTSRPEHPAAAGARRLMEQSRFAGRVDDWDGVRATRREGRDLIHAHRLHQGVEWRRFRDGADPETVGWVAGILMGAPFNIPSERLFAAREPDPGPVADRPGGGEPAPRTGRPKLVYVKETTDDPSGGGEDRPDTPQNNPGMLQDTQGRTVERQVAKIWQDIKGPLQQAADDAWAKGKERLRKENPELHAADPHLVGDAATLVGTYAHTHLNQWIIDNGDKLVDPEKGYRLRGEVSYDRKGREVHDTRDGQGAMLFGRRRDTIRPDIVLERTVTVEDNKGRVVAHNWDVVLVIDLKTGKAPIAAEWEGKVYERLNPVFASKELRPAERTIEAIAKATAEARREREIEQARRRREARGH